The following proteins are co-located in the Blastopirellula marina genome:
- a CDS encoding helix-turn-helix domain-containing protein, translating into MKVFTTGQVAKICKVAPRTVSKWFDSGRLKGYRIPGSQDRRIPREYLIKFLKEHGMPLGDLEDEAMAKVLIVAQDQVLVENLRRELPLEKAFKVCVAASGFEAGIQAEGFHPDCIIVDFSIGRIEALQICQNLRRNPDFSETILIALLPDDGSSMSFDRSTINETFKKPFDAALLAERLRTLIGAKKELV; encoded by the coding sequence ATGAAGGTCTTCACAACAGGACAGGTCGCAAAGATCTGCAAAGTGGCCCCCCGCACTGTGAGCAAGTGGTTCGATTCGGGCCGACTTAAGGGGTATCGTATTCCTGGATCCCAGGACCGACGAATCCCGCGGGAATATTTGATCAAGTTCCTGAAAGAACACGGAATGCCCCTTGGTGACCTGGAAGATGAAGCCATGGCCAAGGTGCTGATCGTAGCTCAGGACCAAGTATTGGTGGAAAATCTGCGTCGCGAACTTCCGCTCGAAAAAGCATTCAAGGTCTGCGTGGCCGCGAGTGGTTTTGAGGCCGGAATTCAAGCCGAAGGTTTTCACCCGGACTGCATTATCGTGGACTTCTCGATCGGTCGTATCGAGGCGTTGCAGATTTGCCAGAATCTGCGTCGGAATCCCGATTTCTCGGAAACGATTCTGATTGCCTTGCTACCCGACGATGGAAGCTCGATGAGCTTCGATCGATCCACGATCAATGAGACGTTCAAGAAGCCGTTTGACGCGGCTTTGCTGGCAGAACGCCTACGAACCTTGATCGGTGCTAAGAAGGAACTGGTCTAA
- the moaC gene encoding cyclic pyranopterin monophosphate synthase MoaC yields MADFTHLDSSGAARMVDVGQKKPTAREAVAEAYVTMKVETGKAIRDNQNQKGEVLQVARLAGIMAAKRTDELIPLCHGLPLESIDVDFAFEDPTTLRITATARVTAKTGIEMEAMTAASVAALTVYDMCKAIDRGMEVRHIRLIKKSGGKSGTYQRDVKP; encoded by the coding sequence ATGGCCGATTTTACGCATCTCGATAGTTCCGGCGCGGCCCGCATGGTCGATGTCGGACAAAAGAAACCCACGGCACGTGAGGCCGTGGCCGAGGCGTACGTCACCATGAAAGTCGAGACCGGCAAGGCGATCCGCGACAATCAAAACCAAAAGGGTGAAGTCCTCCAGGTCGCTCGCTTAGCTGGAATCATGGCCGCAAAGCGAACCGACGAGCTGATCCCACTTTGCCACGGGCTGCCCTTGGAAAGTATCGACGTCGACTTTGCTTTCGAAGACCCGACAACCTTGCGAATCACGGCGACGGCTCGTGTAACCGCGAAGACGGGCATCGAGATGGAAGCTATGACGGCCGCTTCCGTTGCTGCCCTAACTGTGTACGACATGTGTAAGGCCATTGATCGCGGGATGGAAGTTCGACACATCCGTTTGATAAAGAAGTCAGGCGGCAAGTCAGGGACCTACCAGCGAGATGTCAAACCTTAG
- a CDS encoding polyprenyl synthetase family protein — translation MNPATNQTSSAPEAGALMRCYGGIESDLAQVEAILKREMSSKFPAVSDIVSYGYLLGGKRLRPALVLLCGQAWSNVSSDHHKLGAVLEMVHTATLIHDDVLDGAETRRHLQTIHHRWGTESSVLVGDFLFTHAFYLASTLPTTLAARKIGQATNVVCEGELRQITTKGRFDLSEDEYLSIIEAKTAALCECACELGAIYAECPEDAGKQAAEYGRCLGIAFQIVDDLLDIEGDTDQTGKTLGTDLAQRKPTLPLIHALKVAPVATKAKMLSVLASEDPAPGQIQAWLEEFDSAAYARETAIRYVETALAAVSQWPDNDATAALRQLAEFVLKRCY, via the coding sequence GTGAATCCCGCTACTAATCAAACTTCGTCTGCTCCCGAGGCCGGGGCATTGATGCGTTGCTATGGCGGGATCGAATCCGATCTTGCACAAGTTGAAGCGATTCTGAAGCGGGAAATGTCTTCTAAGTTCCCTGCCGTCAGCGATATCGTCTCGTACGGTTATCTGCTCGGTGGCAAACGCCTTCGCCCTGCCCTGGTGCTGCTTTGCGGTCAGGCATGGAGCAATGTCTCATCAGACCATCACAAGCTCGGTGCCGTCCTCGAGATGGTGCACACGGCAACGTTGATTCACGACGATGTACTCGACGGCGCAGAGACACGGCGACATCTGCAAACGATCCATCATCGCTGGGGAACTGAATCAAGTGTTCTCGTGGGCGACTTCCTCTTCACGCATGCATTCTATTTGGCCAGCACCCTTCCAACGACTCTCGCTGCCCGGAAGATCGGTCAGGCGACCAACGTCGTTTGTGAGGGAGAGCTGCGTCAAATTACGACGAAGGGCCGCTTCGACCTGAGCGAAGACGAGTACCTGTCGATTATCGAAGCCAAGACCGCGGCACTTTGTGAATGTGCTTGCGAGCTTGGGGCGATCTATGCCGAGTGCCCGGAGGACGCCGGTAAGCAAGCTGCCGAATACGGTCGTTGCCTGGGAATTGCATTCCAAATCGTCGACGACTTACTGGATATCGAAGGAGACACCGACCAGACTGGCAAAACTTTGGGAACGGACTTGGCCCAGCGGAAGCCAACGCTCCCGTTAATTCATGCCTTGAAAGTCGCACCGGTGGCGACCAAGGCCAAAATGCTTTCTGTCTTGGCGTCAGAAGATCCAGCGCCCGGTCAAATTCAAGCTTGGCTCGAAGAGTTTGACAGCGCCGCCTATGCCCGCGAAACCGCGATTCGATATGTCGAAACGGCACTAGCGGCGGTTTCGCAGTGGCCTGACAACGACGCGACCGCTGCATTACGGCAACTAGCCGAGTTCGTCCTCAAACGCTGCTATTAA
- the map gene encoding type I methionyl aminopeptidase, with translation MTIESQDDMNGVLNTGKVVAYVRDAMLNAIEAGMTTAELDRLGSGLLDRMGARSAPRVTYDFPGATCISVNEEAAHGIPGERVIQAGDFVNVDVSAELDGYFADTGGTIVVPPITDFKARLCYATQIALQDAIVEAKADAPVNRIGQAIERIAKLNGFQTIKNVGGHGIGRSLHEEPEGIAGYFNRYDQRHLKLGQVIAIEPFLSTRSTRLTEAKDGWTLIAHPENLTAQFEHTVIVTRGAPIIATLSANAR, from the coding sequence ATGACAATCGAAAGTCAGGACGACATGAATGGGGTGCTGAATACCGGTAAGGTAGTCGCCTATGTTCGTGATGCCATGCTCAACGCGATCGAAGCTGGGATGACGACCGCCGAATTAGATCGGCTCGGTAGCGGGTTGCTGGATCGAATGGGCGCGAGATCGGCACCGCGTGTCACGTACGACTTTCCGGGGGCAACCTGTATTAGCGTGAATGAAGAAGCCGCGCATGGGATTCCTGGCGAGCGGGTCATTCAAGCGGGCGATTTCGTTAACGTCGATGTTTCCGCGGAGTTAGATGGCTACTTCGCAGACACGGGCGGAACGATCGTGGTCCCACCTATCACAGATTTTAAAGCCCGACTCTGTTACGCAACCCAGATAGCTCTTCAAGATGCCATTGTCGAAGCCAAAGCAGATGCCCCAGTCAACCGAATTGGCCAGGCAATTGAACGTATCGCGAAGCTGAATGGATTTCAAACGATTAAGAATGTCGGCGGTCACGGAATTGGACGGAGCCTGCACGAAGAACCGGAAGGAATTGCAGGCTACTTCAATCGGTACGATCAACGTCATTTGAAACTAGGCCAGGTGATCGCTATCGAGCCGTTTCTGTCTACGCGAAGCACACGACTAACCGAGGCGAAAGATGGTTGGACGTTGATCGCCCATCCAGAGAATTTGACCGCTCAGTTCGAGCATACGGTTATTGTGACACGCGGCGCACCGATTATTGCCACCCTATCGGCTAACGCTCGGTAG
- a CDS encoding YwqG family protein has translation MPPQDLILGLAEYALQKPGTLLMNSLTMEMVQKYPQVIAQLCVELPTVSWGTVLNVGESDDGLVLEIPVKQERLAEHIQSFSTVQDAQWAPRDGHIYMSVPTDGSVPAEMIQTWIDDAYQIVSDKLDDRGRFLIERIAVPGDQHQLIRELTERLGLSMRNSEIATLIRPAILLRSRMVEGDEVIPLGASKLGGLPDLPDAVDWPTFELEGDEKPLAFLGQFDLAEAADCPQAFSGLPKSGLLSLFSVWGWITEEEFDPEFPEGPENAPGWTVMLHTPAASSLSRREPPDELFLFHPAPIEMIPVLSLPNHAEEPEVAALGWDDDTWETFDRMQADFRSILWGHYLNDVSALATHSLVGGYAMFQQEYPEDLVGTDKRMLIQIGSDGNTTMAWGDGGELTFYVDTSALQQGRFEGIECHYQCG, from the coding sequence ATGCCCCCGCAAGATTTGATCCTCGGATTAGCCGAATACGCGTTGCAGAAACCAGGTACACTTCTGATGAACTCACTCACCATGGAGATGGTTCAGAAGTATCCCCAAGTGATTGCTCAACTCTGTGTTGAATTGCCAACCGTATCATGGGGAACCGTGCTGAACGTGGGAGAGTCCGACGATGGACTCGTGCTGGAAATACCTGTGAAGCAAGAGCGTCTAGCCGAACACATTCAATCCTTTTCCACAGTTCAAGATGCTCAATGGGCACCACGCGATGGGCACATCTATATGAGCGTACCGACCGATGGGAGTGTTCCGGCGGAAATGATTCAAACGTGGATAGATGATGCCTACCAAATTGTGTCTGACAAGTTGGATGATCGGGGAAGGTTTCTTATTGAACGGATAGCCGTTCCAGGCGATCAGCATCAACTTATCCGCGAGTTGACGGAGCGTCTCGGATTGTCTATGCGAAATTCAGAAATCGCGACGCTCATAAGGCCGGCGATCTTACTGCGATCTCGGATGGTTGAAGGAGACGAGGTCATCCCTCTCGGTGCCTCGAAGCTTGGTGGATTGCCAGATCTGCCTGATGCCGTTGATTGGCCGACGTTTGAACTCGAAGGAGACGAAAAGCCGTTGGCGTTTCTCGGACAATTCGATCTCGCAGAAGCCGCTGACTGTCCCCAGGCGTTTTCCGGCCTTCCTAAGTCGGGGTTGCTTTCGCTGTTTTCAGTTTGGGGATGGATTACCGAGGAAGAGTTCGATCCCGAGTTCCCTGAGGGACCAGAGAATGCTCCTGGCTGGACGGTCATGCTCCACACACCAGCTGCATCCTCTCTGTCGCGGCGTGAACCACCGGACGAACTGTTTCTCTTTCATCCCGCGCCGATCGAGATGATTCCGGTCTTGTCGTTACCGAATCATGCGGAAGAGCCCGAAGTGGCAGCATTGGGCTGGGACGATGATACTTGGGAAACGTTCGACAGAATGCAGGCCGACTTTCGTAGCATTCTGTGGGGACATTATCTGAATGATGTAAGCGCCCTGGCCACGCATTCGCTGGTGGGGGGCTATGCGATGTTCCAGCAGGAGTATCCCGAGGATCTAGTCGGTACTGACAAACGGATGTTGATTCAGATCGGCAGCGATGGCAACACAACGATGGCCTGGGGCGACGGCGGTGAATTGACGTTCTACGTTGACACCTCCGCTCTACAACAGGGGCGTTTCGAGGGAATTGAATGCCACTACCAATGCGGATAG
- a CDS encoding alpha/beta hydrolase translates to MLSTAKPLAFSLICATFLFGSLSFALAENPGPEGNGDFVVGPEYKVDPALTDQGNPKGKYFQFSMPLAESKIFDGKDSTLNPKKKVRAERKIFVYVPAEYKDGTKAPILVMLDGPSRMNLVRNALDNLTISKDPARRLPAFIAIGVENGGDDSKGSQRGLEYDTMSDRFARFINNEVLPAVLNNPEIKAAYPNIAFTSDPWGKGIMGCSSGGAAALTAGWFRPDLFRRIITYSGTFVDQQDDDAPEENEYPLGAWEYHSGMKLIENSEKKPLRIFTHVSENDNRAKDPEETYHNWVMANYRTAEALKKKGYDYRFVFSKATRHCDGNVYDLTLADTLVWMWRGYEAD, encoded by the coding sequence ATGCTATCCACTGCCAAACCTCTCGCTTTCAGCTTGATTTGCGCTACTTTTCTGTTTGGATCTTTGTCATTTGCTCTGGCCGAAAACCCTGGGCCGGAAGGCAACGGTGACTTCGTTGTCGGACCAGAATACAAGGTCGACCCGGCTTTGACTGATCAGGGCAATCCCAAGGGAAAGTACTTCCAGTTCTCGATGCCACTGGCCGAGAGCAAGATCTTCGACGGGAAAGACTCGACGCTAAATCCCAAGAAGAAGGTACGAGCAGAACGCAAGATCTTCGTTTACGTTCCGGCTGAGTACAAAGACGGAACCAAAGCACCCATCTTGGTCATGTTAGATGGGCCTAGTCGGATGAATCTGGTGCGAAACGCCCTGGATAATCTGACGATCTCAAAGGATCCAGCTCGCCGTTTACCTGCGTTCATCGCGATTGGTGTTGAGAATGGCGGTGACGATAGCAAAGGAAGTCAACGCGGTTTGGAATACGACACCATGTCAGATCGTTTCGCACGGTTTATTAACAACGAAGTATTGCCTGCCGTACTCAACAATCCCGAAATCAAAGCTGCCTACCCGAACATCGCTTTCACGAGTGATCCTTGGGGCAAGGGAATCATGGGATGCAGTTCCGGCGGAGCAGCGGCCCTCACCGCAGGCTGGTTCCGGCCCGATTTGTTCCGCCGCATCATCACCTACTCTGGAACATTTGTCGATCAACAGGATGATGACGCACCGGAAGAAAACGAGTACCCACTGGGCGCGTGGGAATATCACTCGGGCATGAAGCTGATCGAGAATTCCGAGAAAAAGCCACTCCGCATCTTCACGCACGTATCCGAGAACGACAACCGCGCGAAAGACCCTGAAGAGACCTATCACAATTGGGTTATGGCCAACTATCGCACGGCGGAAGCATTGAAAAAGAAAGGTTACGATTATCGCTTCGTCTTCAGCAAAGCGACTCGCCATTGCGACGGCAATGTCTACGATTTGACCCTGGCCGATACGCTGGTTTGGATGTGGCGGGGATACGAGGCCGATTAG